One Poecilia reticulata strain Guanapo linkage group LG19, Guppy_female_1.0+MT, whole genome shotgun sequence genomic window carries:
- the LOC103481224 gene encoding stonustoxin subunit beta-like, translating into MPTTNRIISETQNSDKVSSANKSKAGNKPTAKVPDYEPNIPEPKCRADLIKHWVSLTLDDRTANKMLWITDGGAKVARMTDDVTCPVLERPERYEYTPQVLCREGIAGFRGYWEVRSAGWVVIGVAFERAGRRNSEGPCGFGENHESWGLEWSGSGYQVWHQGQKEEIHGIPHHATIGVYADQPAGLLSFYAVEEEEEEGAVRKEVKPLHQVRSSFQQKLLPGFWVGTNSYCLILQKEE; encoded by the exons ATGCCGACCACCAACAGAATCATCTCTGAAACCCAAAACTCAGATAAAG TTTCGTCAGCAAATAAATCCAAAGCTGGAAACAAACCTACGG cAAAGGTCCCCGACTACGAGCCAAATATTCCAGAACCAAAATGTCGAGCTGATCTTATCAAAc ACTGGGTCAGCCTGACTTTGGATGACAGAACAGCCAATAAGATGCTGTGGATCACTGATGGTGGCGCTAAAGTCGCACGTATGACTGATGACGTCACATGTCCAGTGTTAGAGCGACCAGAGCGATACGAGTACACCCCACAG GTCCTCTGCAGGGAGGGCATCGCGGGTTTCCGAGGATACTGGGAGGTGCGGTCGGCCGGATGGGTCGTGATCGGAGTCGCGTTTGAACGAGCGGGAAGGAGGAACAGCGAAGGGCCCTGCGGCTTCGGGGAGAACCACGAATCCTGGGGCCTGGAGTGGAGCGGCTCCGGCTACCAAGTCTGGCACCAGGGCCAGAAGGAAGAGATCCACGGGATTCCCCATCACGCCACCATCGGCGTGTACGCTGACCAGCCTGCTGGCTTACTGAGCTTCTACGCGgttgaagaggaggaagaggaaggcgCAGTCAGAAAGGAGGTGAAACCTTTGCACCAGGTCAGGAGCAGCTTCCAGCAGAAGCTGCTGCCAGGATTCTGGGTGGGAACAAACTCCTACTGCCTGATCCTGCAGAAGGAGGAGTAG
- the LOC103481222 gene encoding tripartite motif-containing protein 16-like isoform X1 produces the protein MWIEMQREPSSAEILPDKTKPGKLSKSKKDETTNDERFYSPDIPEPRNRAELMKYWINLTLDNKTANKLLWISDGGSKVCRRTKEVCPVLDGPERFEYSPQVLCKESIWKRRAYWEVEFSGWVAVGASYDQAARRAYSGMSGLGENEQSWGLCWSGSCYQIWFDCNHEDISDVPFCSRIGMYVDQPAGIINFYAVAGDGAEREVRLLHRVTTTMEKKILPGFWLGIQSSCTLLRKTE, from the exons ATGTGGATTGAGATGCAGAGGGAACCCAGTTCTGCAGAAATCCTCCCTGACAAAACCAAACCAG GGAAATTAAGTAAATCCAAAAAggatgaaacaacaaatgacG AGAGATTTTATTCACCAGATATTCCAGAGCCCAGAAACAGAGCTGAGCTGATGAAAT ATTGGATTAATCTGACTTTGGATAATAAAACAGCCAATAAGCTGCTGTGGATTTCTGACGGCGGGTCGAAGGTGTGTCGCAGAACCAAAGAGGTTTGTCCTGTGCTGGACGGACCGGAGAGATTCGAATATTCTCCACAG GTGTTGTGCAAGGAGAGCATTTGGAAGCGCAGGGCTTACTGGGAGGTTGAGTTTTCTGGCTGGGTGGCTGTCGGCGCTTCGTACGACCAAGCAGCGAGGAGAGCGTATTCTGGGATGAGCGGCCTGGGAGAAAACGAGCAGTCCTGGGGTTTGTGCTGGTCGGGCAGCTGTTACCAGATCTGGTTCGACTGCAACCACGAAGACATCAGCGACGTCCCGTTCTGCTCCAGGATCGGGATGTACGTCGACCAGCCGGCCGGGATCATTAACTTCTACGCTGTGGCCGGCGACGGCGCGGAGAGGGAGGTCAGGCTGCTGCACCGAGTCACGACCACCATGGAGAAAAAGATTCTTCCAGGGTTCTGGCTGGGAATTCAGTCTTCATGCACCTTACTGCGGAAAACGGAATGA
- the LOC103481222 gene encoding tripartite motif-containing protein 16-like isoform X2 has product MWIEMQREPSSAEILPDKTKPERFYSPDIPEPRNRAELMKYWINLTLDNKTANKLLWISDGGSKVCRRTKEVCPVLDGPERFEYSPQVLCKESIWKRRAYWEVEFSGWVAVGASYDQAARRAYSGMSGLGENEQSWGLCWSGSCYQIWFDCNHEDISDVPFCSRIGMYVDQPAGIINFYAVAGDGAEREVRLLHRVTTTMEKKILPGFWLGIQSSCTLLRKTE; this is encoded by the exons ATGTGGATTGAGATGCAGAGGGAACCCAGTTCTGCAGAAATCCTCCCTGACAAAACCAAACCAG AGAGATTTTATTCACCAGATATTCCAGAGCCCAGAAACAGAGCTGAGCTGATGAAAT ATTGGATTAATCTGACTTTGGATAATAAAACAGCCAATAAGCTGCTGTGGATTTCTGACGGCGGGTCGAAGGTGTGTCGCAGAACCAAAGAGGTTTGTCCTGTGCTGGACGGACCGGAGAGATTCGAATATTCTCCACAG GTGTTGTGCAAGGAGAGCATTTGGAAGCGCAGGGCTTACTGGGAGGTTGAGTTTTCTGGCTGGGTGGCTGTCGGCGCTTCGTACGACCAAGCAGCGAGGAGAGCGTATTCTGGGATGAGCGGCCTGGGAGAAAACGAGCAGTCCTGGGGTTTGTGCTGGTCGGGCAGCTGTTACCAGATCTGGTTCGACTGCAACCACGAAGACATCAGCGACGTCCCGTTCTGCTCCAGGATCGGGATGTACGTCGACCAGCCGGCCGGGATCATTAACTTCTACGCTGTGGCCGGCGACGGCGCGGAGAGGGAGGTCAGGCTGCTGCACCGAGTCACGACCACCATGGAGAAAAAGATTCTTCCAGGGTTCTGGCTGGGAATTCAGTCTTCATGCACCTTACTGCGGAAAACGGAATGA
- the LOC103481323 gene encoding uncharacterized protein LOC103481323 isoform X2, translated as MKMKMSEAEQIERMKRNQERLANKRKPPVATPGPQNQSSDTRQEAPFPLRVTRVVTAVLPSSLVARRVSVEDPPAELDVPLPEQILPEXQQKPTEPSKTLLSKPARRLLTESLDSNQAAGEPHQQQTAKKASRKHPSASRSSRMEPLLEVSRGDGSESPRSEAQHLTGSGRGQDSADVKAAEGSSAADFDLTPGVSSEQREAKLRRVERIRERVMRSQRKFYIRQSASNQEREEGSSPGSL; from the exons ATGAAAATGAAGATGAGTGAGGCAGAGCAGATtgagaggatgaagaggaatCAGGAGAGGTTGGCTAATAAGAGGAAACCTCCAGTGGCGACTCCRGGACCCCAGAATCAGAGTTCAGACACAAGACAGGAG GCGCCGTTTCCCTTGAGGGTGACCCGCGTTGTCACAGCTGTGCTTCCMTCCTCGCTCGTGGCCAGAAGAGTTTCTGTCGAGGATCCTCCAGCTGAGCTCGACGTTCCGCTGCCCGAACAAATCCTGCCGGAAAYGCAGCAGAAACCGACGGAACCGAGCAAAACACTCCTGAGCAAACCCGCCAGGCGGCTGCTTACGGAGAGCCTCGACTCAAACCAGGCCGCCGGCGAGCCGCACCAGCAGCAGACTGCAAAAAAGGCCAGCAGGAAACACCCGTCGGCGTCCAGGAGCTCCAGGATGGAGCCGCTTTTAGAAGTGAGCAGAGGCGACGGATCAGAGAGCCCGAGAAGTGAAGCTCAACACCTGACKGGGTCAGGAAGAGGTCAAGACAGCGCAGACGTCAAG GCAGCTGAGGGGTCGTCGGCTGCTGACTTTGACCTGACTCCCGGTGTGAGCTCAGAGCAGCGCGAAGCCAAACTCCGACGAGTCGAACGGATACGAGAAAGAGTGATGAGAAG CCAGAGAAAGTTCTACATCAGACAGTCAGCGTCCAAtcaggagagagaggaaggaagtTCACCAGGCTCGCTCTGA
- the LOC103481323 gene encoding uncharacterized protein LOC103481323 isoform X1: MKMKMSEAEQIERMKRNQERLANKRKPPVATPGPQNQSSDTRQEAPFPLRVTRVVTAVLPSSLVARRVSVEDPPAELDVPLPEQILPEXQQKPTEPSKTLLSKPARRLLTESLDSNQAAGEPHQQQTAKKASRKHPSASRSSRMEPLLEVSRGDGSESPRSEAQHLTGSGRGQDSADVKAAEGSSAADFDLTPGVSSEQREAKLRRVERIRERVMRSAARESSTSDSQRPIRRERKEVHQARSDSAEGKWPTAGTGTDRTTTNRK; encoded by the exons ATGAAAATGAAGATGAGTGAGGCAGAGCAGATtgagaggatgaagaggaatCAGGAGAGGTTGGCTAATAAGAGGAAACCTCCAGTGGCGACTCCRGGACCCCAGAATCAGAGTTCAGACACAAGACAGGAG GCGCCGTTTCCCTTGAGGGTGACCCGCGTTGTCACAGCTGTGCTTCCMTCCTCGCTCGTGGCCAGAAGAGTTTCTGTCGAGGATCCTCCAGCTGAGCTCGACGTTCCGCTGCCCGAACAAATCCTGCCGGAAAYGCAGCAGAAACCGACGGAACCGAGCAAAACACTCCTGAGCAAACCCGCCAGGCGGCTGCTTACGGAGAGCCTCGACTCAAACCAGGCCGCCGGCGAGCCGCACCAGCAGCAGACTGCAAAAAAGGCCAGCAGGAAACACCCGTCGGCGTCCAGGAGCTCCAGGATGGAGCCGCTTTTAGAAGTGAGCAGAGGCGACGGATCAGAGAGCCCGAGAAGTGAAGCTCAACACCTGACKGGGTCAGGAAGAGGTCAAGACAGCGCAGACGTCAAG GCAGCTGAGGGGTCGTCGGCTGCTGACTTTGACCTGACTCCCGGTGTGAGCTCAGAGCAGCGCGAAGCCAAACTCCGACGAGTCGAACGGATACGAGAAAGAGTGATGAGAAG CGCAGCCAGAGAAAGTTCTACATCAGACAGTCAGCGTCCAAtcaggagagagaggaaggaagtTCACCAGGCTCGCTCTGACTCGGCTGAAGGAAAATGGCCGACAGCAGGTACTGGAACTGACAGaaccacaacaaacagaaaataa